The following proteins are co-located in the Cydia pomonella isolate Wapato2018A chromosome 19, ilCydPomo1, whole genome shotgun sequence genome:
- the LOC133528558 gene encoding zinc carboxypeptidase-like: MKFLKLSVFLLCVTVVKCEKFRFDNYTLYKIFPENQIQVKVLENLQNDIRFDFWTDPVPSAEFVLVMSSPADTNELVSFLEKNNMTSEVTMSNVQEYIDKQTVKRYTRSNVRSMTWDAYYTLDDIYAWLDDLVIAYPDIVTGIIGGGSYEGREIKGIKISHGSGKRVIFVEGGIHSREWISPSSVCYIISELLTSEDAETMAAVRDYDWYIFPVTNPDGYIWTHESFRMWRKNRRPFGSAFGVDLNRNWNNNWLVSGASTNPATDIYAGPGPFSEPETRSLSNYIRSISDQIDLYLSFHSFSQMLLVPYGNTTDHIDNYYDAVNIGRRAMGALSVRYQTQYVTGNIAETIYQATGGSVDWVKGHLRVPLVYCYELRDRGAFGFLLPTDQILPNNEETMDSVLEIIHQAKRFGYMNSSAGLTGSNVMMFGLMLAYFL, encoded by the exons ATGAAATTTCTTAAAttatcagtttttttgctttgtGTAACTGTAGTAAAATGTGAAAAATTCCGATTCGATAATTACACTTTGTATAAAATTTTCCCGGAAAATCAAATACAAGTGAAAGTACTGGAAAACCTTCAGAATGATATAAGGTTTGATTTTTGGACGGATCCGGTGCCATCAGCAGAGTTTGTTTTAGTCATGTCGAGCCCTGCAGATACTAATGAACTTGttagttttttggagaaaaataATATGACATCTGAAGTCACTATGAGCAATGTTCAAGA ATACATCGACAAGCAAACTGTCAAGCGATACACACGTAGCAACGTCCGATCCATGACCTGGGATGCTTACTACACGTTAGACGACATCTATGCTTGGCTTGATGACTTAGTCATTGCATATCCGGACATTGTAACTGGAATTATTGGCGGTGGCTCCTATGAAGGTCGGGAAATCAAGGGCATTAAGATATCTCACGGCAGCGGTAAAAGAGTCATCTTCGTCGAAGGTGGTATCCATTCGAGGGAGTGGATTTCTCCTTCATCCGTTTGCTATATCATCTCTGAATTGCTGACTAGTGAAGATGCCGAGACTATGGCCGCTGTTCGCGATTATGATTGGTACATATTCCCTGTTACTAATCCTGATGGTTACATTTGGACTCATGAAAGC tttcgGATGTGGCGTAAAAATCGACGTCCCTTCGGTTCTGCATTTGGTGTTGATCTCAACAGAAACTGGAACAACAACTGGCTCG TCAGTGGTGCCAGTACGAACCCAGCTACGGACATCTATGCAGGCCCGGGCCCCTTCTCTGAACCAGAAACGAGGTCGCTATCTAATTACATCAGGTCCATCAGCGACCAGATCGACCTGTATCTGTCATTCCATTCCTTCAGCCAGATGTTGCTGGTACCTTACGGGAACACAACTGATCATATAGATAATTACTATGACGCG GTAAACATTGGCCGTCGCGCCATGGGAGCGCTGTCAGTTAGATACCAAACGCAATATGTTACGGGGAATATTGCTGAAACTATAT ACCAAGCTACTGGTGGCAGCGTAGACTGGGTCAAAGGTCACCTGCGCGTTCCCCTAGTCTACTGCTACGAACTCCGAGACCGTGGCGCCTTCGGGTTCCTCCTGCCCACAGACCAGATCCTGCCCAACAACGAGGAGACCATGGACTCGGTGCTAGAGATCATCCATCAGGCTAAGAGGTTCGGGTACATGAATAGTTCAGCGGGCTTGACGGGATCTAATGTAATGATGTTTGGACTGATGCTGGCATACTTTTTGTAA